In Plasmodium chabaudi chabaudi strain AS genome assembly, chromosome: 10, a single genomic region encodes these proteins:
- a CDS encoding inner membrane complex protein 1l, putative: MGHIYDSDGLKPYPINDYSFNAYDNHFKYPIYRRNVGEIIYSNSALRNRQTKFSHFCKAPRYQLRRIERKNKIPVFHKAPKIVEVPEVREITKFVDNVKVVDIPIEQVRFVPKIKIRDVEKIRHVPGPIEYIDIEQEHIVHKPYIKIIEKIREIPEIEDVNIEVPVYVPTPVGPPEDIYINVPLPYNVPQFCYKPDQDIINPISYPVVHNMNQYPDIYNNEGAINADFQYISQKKTYSPYPQKYDSQNNEAYEYDRNYKKEYDAPNNIYGFDTYKSNIDDNCNISEEVQNYCKYKNKDLPKEKQSYDTYLRNDEYHKNTQNNEYNANAENPFEKYYYSYSKHNDHKNGNYKNDKNYVYDYEQSSPNYNSNNNRVAELIVKKKKKYT, from the coding sequence ATGGGGCATATTTATGATAGCGATGGATTAAAACCATACCCGATAAATgattattcatttaatgCATATGATAatcattttaaatatcCAATTTACAGAAGGAATGTAGgagaaattatttattccaATTCTGCTCTTAGAAATAGGCAGACTAAATTTTCTCATTTTTGTAAAGCTCCAAGATATCAATTAAGAAGGattgaaagaaaaaataaaattcccGTTTTTCATAAAGCTCCTAAGATTGTTGAAGTCCCAGAAGTCAGagaaataacaaaatttgtAGACAATGTAAAAGTAGTGGATATTCCAATTGAACAAGTTAGATTTGTTcctaaaataaaaataagagatgttgaaaaaattagGCACGTACCAGGCCCAATAGAATATATTGATATTGAACAAGAGCACATTGTTCATAaaccatatataaaaataatagaaaagATTCGTGAAATTCCAGAAATTGAAGATGTTAATATAGAGGTACCAGTTTATGTGCCTACACCTGTAGGTCCTCCTGAGGATATCTATATTAATGTTCCTTTACCTTATAATGTTCCTCAATTTTGTTATAAGCCTGATCAAGATATTATTAACCCTATTTCCTACCCAGTTGTGCACAATATGAACCAATATcctgatatatataacaatgaAGGTGCCATAAATGCTGATTTTCAATACATCAGCcagaaaaaaacatattccCCCTATCcacaaaaatatgatagCCAAAATAACGAAGCATATGAATACGatagaaattataaaaaagaatatgatgctcctaataatatatatggcTTTGACACATATAAAAGCAATATTGATGATAATTGTAATATAAGCGAAGAAGttcaaaattattgtaaatataaaaataaggatTTACCCAAAGAAAAACAAAGTTATGATACATATCTTAGAAACGATGAATACcataaaaatacacaaaatAATGAGTATAATGCAAATGCAGAAAATCCATTCgagaaatattattattcttattCAAAGCATAATGATCACAAAAAcggaaattataaaaacgataaaaattatgtatatgaCTACGAACAATCATCCCCCAATTATAACTCCAATAATAATCGTGTAGCAGAACTTATtgtcaaaaaaaagaaaaaatatacttaa
- a CDS encoding prefoldin subunit 2, putative, translating into MENKSSTTIPKPNELAESKLTYEQIEKDRVQLVSKIEELYQDVVEHKLVLEALENVPSDRRCYRMVGDILVERTVGEIKPALIDHKNKVEQIIAECQKKLDEKNIEVSQFLKSAKSANPSNSLITNKS; encoded by the exons atggaaaataagAGTAGCACTACAATTCCCAAACCAAATGAACTAGCCGAATCTAAGTTGACATATGAGCAAATTGAAAAAGATAGAGTACAATTAGTTTCCAAGATTGAGGAATTATATCAAGATGTTGTAGAACACAa gTTAGTATTGGAAGCTTTAGAAAATGTTCCATCGGATAGGCGATGTTATAGGATGGTTGGAGATATCTTAGTTGAAAGGACTGTTGGTGAAATTAAACCAGCTTTGATagatcataaaaataag GTCGAACAAATAATAGCAGAATGCCAAAAGAAACtagacgaaaaaaatatcgaagtttcacaatttttgaaaag tGCGAAGTCAGCTAATCCCTCAAATAGTCtaattacaaataaatcataG
- a CDS encoding lysine--tRNA ligase, putative — protein sequence MQKRNKFLEILLLSLLSGLCKYVICFKYRSNVLSGNQYYTPQRKNNICKINKRKKPFILYNYGKEYFERIKKLNFLSQNLNIDSYPSTFIKRNIKIDKLKKKYEHLKNGEHYTDKVYVVYGRVMAKRNNGMFLNIQDDVGTIQIYLDNNIMLNQTNTLSQDKGLLNNRKQKHIEKSDCKENLQNNLDQPDANKTNENAHNEELDEYKNTHEISARKIIEVGDFVAVKGYIRKSLRGELTLHTKNIYILTKALLPLPDKYKGMKDIEYKYRKRYLDFLTNNEQKEKIITRFNITQEIRRFLLKKKYLEVDTPMLQLLPGGALAKPFETYLKSLDLVLYLRIAPELFLKKLIISGISEKIFELSKCFRNEGLSTIHNPEFTILEIYKAYANYKYMMKFTKTLIKNVTKKFSISSPYSSYILQNKWEKKSFIKIIKEYTSINFLKLSFDEAYEKAKELNITFDQEKSALNWGLVVEEVFKKKVEPFLPNHPIHIYHLPSETSPLSKTLNKNKKLSERFETYIGKMEIANGYSEEANTLIQEKKFLLQCYLKNKNCNKQNTSSISNKDNHQNEINDEHTPSKDIDIKKKNTFKHTKNENHEIDYDYITALAHGLPPTGGLGIGIDRLCMLLTDSSSIKNILPFPIIKPN from the coding sequence atgcaaaaaagaaacaagTTTCTAGAAATATTGTTACTATCACTCCTTTCAGGTCTGtgtaaatatgtaatatgcTTTAAATATAGAAGTAATGTATTATCGGGAAATCAATATTATACACCACaacgaaaaaataatatttgtaaaatcaacaaaaggaaaaaaccttttattttatacaattatggaaaagaatattttgaaagaataaaaaagctAAACTTTCTTTCTcaaaatttgaatattGATTCATACCCATcaacatttattaaaagaaatataaaaattgataaattaaaaaaaaagtatgaacatttaaaaaatggggAGCATTATACTGATAAAGTCTATGTTGTTTATGGGCGAGTAATGGCCAAACGAAACAATGgaatgtttttaaatatacaagATGATGTAGGAAcgatacaaatatatttagataataatattatgctAAATCAAACAAATACATTAAGCCAAGATAAGGGCCTTTTAAATAACCGGAAACAGAAACATATTGAAAAATCTGATTGCAaagaaaatttacaaaataatttagacCAACCTGACGCCAATAAAACTAATGAAAATGCACATAATGAAGAATTGGatgaatacaaaaatacCCACGAAATTTCTGCTAGAAAAATTATCGAAGTTGGAGATTTTGTAGCAGTAAAAGgatatataagaaaatcATTACGAGGTGAATTGACACtacatacaaaaaatatatatatactaacaAAAGCTTTATTACCTTTAcctgataaatataaaggaATGAAAGATATTGAATATAAGTATCGAAAAAGATATCttgattttttaacaaacaatgaacaaaaagaaaaaattataacacGATTTAATATAACACAAGAAATAAGacgatttttattaaaaaaaaaatacctAGAAGTCGACACACCAATGTTGCAATTATTACCAGGTGGAGCATTAGCTAAACCATTTGAAACATATTTGAAATCTTTAGATTtggttttatatttgcGAATAGCTcctgaattatttttgaaaaaattaattataagtGGGATATCAGAAAAGATATTTGAATTAAGTAAATGTTTTCGTAATGAAGGTTTAAGTACTATACACAATCCTGAATTTACCATACTTGAAATTTATAAAGCTTATgctaattataaatatatgatgaaaTTTACAAAgacattaataaaaaatgttaccAAAAAGTTTTCCATATCATCACCATATAGTTCTTATATTCTTCAAAATAAATGGGAGaaaaaatcatttattaaaattataaaggaatatacttcaataaattttcttaaACTCTCTTTTGATGAAGCTTATGAAAAAGCAAAAGAATTAAACATCACATTTGATCAAGAAAAAAGCGCTTTAAATTGGGGATTAGTAGTTGAAgaagtttttaaaaaaaaagtcgAACCATTTTTACCTAACCATcctatacatatttatcatttaccTTCTGAAACATCACCTTTATCAAAAAccttaaataaaaataaaaaattatcagaAAGATTTGAAACTTATATAgggaaaatggaaatagCTAATGGATACTCAGAAGAAGCTAACACTTTAAttcaagaaaaaaaatttttgttacaatgttatttaaaaaataaaaattgcaaTAAGCAAAACACTAGTTCCATTTCAAATAAGGATAATCatcaaaatgaaataaatgatgaGCACACCCCTTCTAAAGATattgatattaaaaaaaaaaatacattcaaacatacaaaaaatgaaaaccaCGAAATTGATTATGATTACATAACAGCCTTAGCCCATGGTTTACCTCCAACTGGGGGGTTGGGTATAGGTATTGATCGGCTATGTATGTTGCTTACTGACTCTAGttccataaaaaatattttgccATTTCCTATAATAAAGCCGAATTGA